Proteins from a single region of Mycoplasma leachii PG50:
- the trxB gene encoding thioredoxin-disulfide reductase, whose amino-acid sequence MKNLTNEIYDVIIVGSGPAGLTSAIYTARAGLKTVIYEQSAPGGKLIKTDLIENYPGFETIQGPDLASKMYLQALSLNASVEFVGVDSIFKNADDIFEISLTNGEIKKAYSVILATGTQENKLGIKGEDELYGKGVSYCAVCDGAFYKNKPVAVVGGGYSAVQEAMYLSQLVDKVYLIVRRDVFRADANKVAKLKAQPNVEFLLKSQVKEIHGTEKVESLTITTPNGEKKLEVSAIFPYIGSTPLIDSVKHLCIENEKGYIPTNDRMQTEIKGLFVAGDVRDVPLRQIAIACGDGAIAGQMAVEYVQEIK is encoded by the coding sequence ATGAAAAATCTTACTAATGAAATTTATGATGTTATTATAGTTGGTAGTGGTCCTGCTGGTTTAACTAGTGCGATTTATACTGCAAGAGCTGGATTAAAAACTGTTATTTATGAACAATCTGCTCCAGGTGGAAAATTAATTAAAACCGATTTAATTGAAAACTACCCTGGCTTTGAAACAATTCAAGGACCAGATTTAGCTTCTAAAATGTATCTTCAAGCTTTAAGTTTAAATGCAAGTGTTGAGTTTGTTGGAGTAGATAGTATATTTAAAAATGCTGATGATATTTTTGAAATAAGTTTAACAAATGGTGAAATCAAAAAAGCTTATTCAGTGATTTTAGCAACAGGAACTCAAGAAAATAAATTAGGAATTAAAGGCGAAGATGAATTGTATGGTAAAGGTGTTAGTTATTGTGCAGTTTGTGATGGAGCTTTTTATAAAAACAAACCAGTTGCAGTAGTTGGTGGGGGTTATTCAGCAGTTCAAGAAGCTATGTATTTATCTCAGTTAGTAGATAAAGTTTATTTGATTGTTAGAAGAGATGTTTTTAGAGCTGATGCTAATAAAGTTGCTAAATTAAAAGCTCAACCAAATGTTGAATTCTTATTAAAATCACAAGTAAAAGAAATTCATGGAACTGAAAAAGTTGAATCACTTACAATAACTACTCCAAATGGAGAAAAAAAATTAGAAGTTAGTGCGATTTTTCCATATATTGGTTCAACTCCTTTAATTGATTCAGTAAAACATTTATGTATTGAAAATGAAAAAGGTTATATTCCAACAAATGATAGAATGCAAACAGAAATTAAAGGATTGTTTGTTGCTGGTGATGTTAGAGATGTTCCGTTACGTCAAATTGCTATTGCATGTGGAGATGGTGCTATTGCTGGACAAATGGCAGTTGAATATGTTCAAGAAATAAAATAG
- a CDS encoding prolipoprotein diacylglyceryl transferase, protein MKSKLKLKVDKRVIIYTSLWIILSALIISLIVLSSKYFRIDWVQNRGFDTVLEYGNVKDVYLTKSNGTGGIRVYALTMTLGMIVAIGFSLYNFNKKDLSVSELAIGVIFIIPCSLFGASFFGKLNADGIGRHANGSTFWGLFAFWEGGMAIHGGVYVGSIVGLLIFYIIGRKTKVSLLVYADCIIPNILLGQAIGRWGNFFNHEVLGTPVAKIANSIPSHSDKAIDQIFSTYLQTHSRPLFLPDFILKNCLSIYSGENQIINNISLENGNVVLLSPIFFYESIALLLGWFVIMFIIPNVWKLFVKPIDKNNNVYKINHKFSFYQFFNPWLKSTETKLSSKDAWKKALNENIYDNASQTYINLTNNIDSKDYLEKKLIKNYVLNKLNNKNNYPITKAGVQMFSYFLVWNIVRYALEAQRPNDHLFIMHYKNFSLFVIGLSAIVGLIGMILSQHLLPSVFRKPGWLYEVEYFKIRKIN, encoded by the coding sequence ATGAAGTCAAAATTAAAATTAAAAGTTGATAAAAGAGTAATAATTTATACTAGTTTATGAATAATTTTATCAGCTCTAATAATTAGTCTAATAGTTTTATCATCTAAATATTTTAGAATCGATTGAGTACAAAATAGAGGTTTTGATACTGTTTTAGAATATGGAAATGTTAAAGATGTTTATTTAACAAAATCTAATGGAACTGGTGGAATTAGAGTTTATGCTTTAACAATGACACTTGGAATGATTGTTGCTATTGGTTTTAGTCTATATAACTTCAATAAAAAAGATTTATCTGTAAGTGAATTAGCAATTGGAGTAATTTTTATTATTCCATGCTCACTATTTGGAGCTTCTTTTTTTGGTAAATTAAATGCTGATGGAATCGGAAGACATGCTAATGGTTCAACTTTTTGAGGACTATTTGCATTTTGAGAAGGTGGGATGGCAATTCATGGTGGAGTTTATGTTGGAAGTATAGTTGGACTATTAATTTTTTATATAATTGGTAGAAAAACTAAAGTTTCATTATTAGTTTATGCTGATTGTATTATTCCAAATATTTTATTAGGACAAGCTATTGGAAGATGAGGAAACTTCTTTAATCATGAAGTTTTAGGAACTCCAGTTGCAAAAATTGCAAACAGTATTCCATCTCATTCTGATAAAGCTATTGATCAAATTTTTTCAACTTATTTACAAACTCATTCAAGACCTTTATTTTTACCTGATTTTATTTTAAAAAATTGTTTGTCTATTTATTCAGGAGAAAATCAAATTATTAATAATATTTCTTTAGAAAATGGAAATGTTGTTTTATTATCACCAATTTTTTTCTATGAATCAATTGCTTTATTATTAGGTTGATTTGTAATTATGTTTATTATTCCAAATGTTTGAAAATTATTTGTTAAACCAATTGATAAAAATAATAATGTTTATAAAATTAATCATAAATTTAGTTTTTATCAATTCTTTAATCCTTGATTAAAGTCAACTGAAACTAAATTAAGCAGCAAAGATGCTTGAAAAAAAGCTTTGAATGAAAATATTTATGATAATGCATCACAAACTTATATAAATTTAACTAATAATATAGATTCAAAAGATTATTTAGAAAAAAAACTAATTAAAAATTATGTTCTAAATAAATTAAATAATAAAAATAATTATCCAATTACAAAAGCTGGAGTGCAAATGTTTTCTTACTTTTTAGTATGAAACATTGTTAGATATGCTTTAGAAGCCCAACGCCCAAATGATCATTTATTTATTATGCACTATAAGAATTTTTCATTATTTGTTATTGGATTATCAGCTATAGTGGGATTGATTGGTATGATTTTAAGCCAACATCTTTTACCATCTGTTTTTAGAAAACCAGGTTGATTATACGAAGTTGAATATTTTAAAATTAGAAAAATAAATTAG
- the whiA gene encoding DNA-binding protein WhiA translates to MSFALEVKEEIVMHSFNEEQKLAYLSGFIRYSSDIIFSNNTSKIRFSTISNKIARTLLSFCRQLFDGQVEISIIQSQVLKKNKNFVLTLIGNINKFLQKLRIYDQNNQKIYVFKVKKEIKDKTSILRAYIAGIFTAIGSVNSPKTSNYHLDLQFKTKIDAIYFIELTNDLGFKFKLLERTINRYICYIKKSIMVSDFLKLIDASNSVMQFENERISRDVYNSINRVNNFDISNQTKTLITGKKQIEIINYLKQTNQFHLLSKKAQVLANLRLNFPDYSYNELVEEMQKMGYEITKSGISSLFKNIEKLS, encoded by the coding sequence ATGTCATTTGCCTTAGAAGTAAAAGAAGAAATTGTAATGCATAGTTTTAATGAAGAACAAAAACTGGCATATCTTTCAGGTTTTATTAGATATAGCTCTGACATAATCTTTTCAAATAATACTTCTAAAATTAGATTTTCAACAATTAGTAATAAAATAGCAAGAACTTTATTAAGTTTTTGTAGACAACTTTTTGATGGTCAAGTTGAAATTTCTATTATTCAATCTCAAGTATTAAAAAAGAATAAAAATTTTGTTTTAACTCTAATTGGTAATATTAATAAGTTTTTACAAAAATTACGTATTTATGATCAAAATAATCAAAAGATTTATGTTTTTAAAGTTAAAAAAGAAATTAAAGATAAAACTTCTATTCTAAGAGCTTATATTGCTGGAATTTTTACTGCTATTGGTTCTGTTAATTCTCCAAAAACTAGTAATTATCATTTAGATTTACAATTTAAAACTAAAATTGATGCGATATATTTTATTGAATTAACTAATGATTTAGGGTTTAAATTTAAATTATTAGAAAGAACTATTAATAGATATATTTGTTATATTAAAAAATCTATTATGGTTTCAGATTTTTTAAAATTAATTGATGCTTCTAATTCAGTAATGCAATTTGAAAATGAACGTATTTCTAGAGATGTTTATAATAGTATAAATAGAGTAAATAATTTTGATATTTCTAATCAAACTAAAACATTAATTACTGGTAAAAAACAAATTGAAATTATTAATTATTTAAAACAAACTAATCAATTTCATTTATTAAGTAAAAAAGCGCAAGTTTTAGCTAATTTACGTTTAAATTTTCCAGATTATTCATACAATGAGCTAGTTGAAGAAATGCAAAAAATGGGCTATGAAATTACTAAATCTGGGATTAGTAGCTTATTTAAAAACATTGAAAAATTATCATAA
- a CDS encoding BspA family leucine-rich repeat surface protein, with amino-acid sequence MKKLLTILGSTSLLVLPTFSVLSCTNSYWTKAEEYTPDFFYGQEVKYLQKAMYNNDECVQIGFFENSDGKIQIVPFKPTTTKVPSTLPSQITSLKEAFKGLKTSSVDGIEKWDTSKITDMTSVFDTTDEFNQDISKWNTSEVTNMSFMFTRAKKFDQNLNDWKTNKVTSMINTFQNAKEFNGNIGNWKTDSVTSMKNMFTQAVLFNQNISNWNTSKVIDMAYMFEGAEKFNQDISKWNIQAVENFNGMLRRAKEFDQDLSKWKFKKEIESNKKYEFAKDTKIEKEENKKLPTWKQIVSK; translated from the coding sequence ATGAAGAAATTATTAACAATTTTGGGTTCAACTTCTTTATTAGTTTTACCTACATTTTCTGTTTTAAGTTGTACAAATTCATACTGAACTAAAGCAGAAGAATATACTCCCGATTTCTTTTACGGTCAAGAAGTAAAGTACTTACAAAAAGCTATGTATAATAATGATGAATGTGTGCAAATTGGGTTTTTTGAAAATAGTGATGGAAAAATCCAAATTGTTCCATTCAAACCAACTACAACAAAAGTACCATCAACTTTACCTAGCCAAATTACTAGTTTAAAAGAAGCATTTAAAGGATTAAAAACTTCTTCAGTTGATGGAATTGAAAAGTGAGATACATCAAAAATAACTGATATGACTAGTGTTTTTGATACAACTGATGAATTTAATCAAGATATTTCAAAATGAAATACTTCAGAAGTTACAAATATGAGTTTTATGTTTACAAGAGCTAAAAAGTTTGACCAAAACTTAAATGATTGAAAGACTAATAAAGTAACTTCAATGATTAACACTTTTCAAAATGCGAAAGAATTTAATGGAAATATTGGAAATTGAAAAACTGATAGTGTAACAAGTATGAAAAATATGTTTACTCAAGCAGTATTATTTAATCAAAATATTTCAAATTGAAACACTTCTAAAGTAATTGATATGGCTTATATGTTTGAGGGTGCTGAAAAGTTTAATCAAGATATTTCAAAATGAAATATACAAGCTGTTGAAAACTTTAATGGAATGCTAAGACGAGCTAAAGAATTTGATCAAGATTTAAGCAAATGAAAATTTAAAAAGGAAATTGAATCTAATAAGAAATATGAATTTGCTAAAGATACAAAAATAGAAAAAGAAGAAAACAAAAAACTTCCAACTTGAAAACAAATTGTATCTAAATAG